A portion of the Juglans microcarpa x Juglans regia isolate MS1-56 chromosome 1D, Jm3101_v1.0, whole genome shotgun sequence genome contains these proteins:
- the LOC121251419 gene encoding LOW QUALITY PROTEIN: metal transporter Nramp3-like (The sequence of the model RefSeq protein was modified relative to this genomic sequence to represent the inferred CDS: inserted 1 base in 1 codon): MPPQDPEQQRPLLVGSDHEEQQETAYDSDEKVLIDGIDEDEAENSGSGSDRVPPFSWKKLWLFTGPGFLMSIAFLDPGNLEGDLQAGAIAGYSLLWLLMWATAMGLLVQLLAARLGVATGRHLAELCREEYPAWARLVLWVMAELALIGADIQEVIGSAIAINILSNGFLPLWSGVIITALDCFIFLLLENYGVRKLEAVFAVLIATMAVSFAWMFGEAKPSGIELLLGVLIPKLSSKTIQQAVGVVGCIIMPHNIFLHSALVQSREIDHSKKGRIQEALNYYSIESSVALFVSFIINLFVTTVFAQGFYGTEIANSIGLLNAGQYLQEKYGGGFFPILYIWGIGLLAAGQSSTITGTYAGQFIMGGFLNLRLKKWVRALITRSCAIVPTMIVALVFETSEGTLDTLNEWLNVLQSVQIPFALXPLLCLVSKEQIMGSFTIGPILKMAAWLVAALVIVINGYLLVDFFNSEVNGVLFGSVVGVFTAAYVAFIIYLVSRGVTFSSWCRQPKSVTEAEN; the protein is encoded by the exons ATGCCGCCCCAGGACCCCGAGCAACAGCGACCACTGTTGGTGGGCTCGGACCATGAGGAGCAACAAGAGACCGCCTACGACTCGGACGAGAAAGTCCTCATTGACGGAATTGATGAGGACGAGGCTGAAAACTCCGGGTCCGGCTCCGACCGCGTGCCGCCGTTCTCGTGGAAGAAGCTTTGGCTGTTCACGGGGCCTGGGTTCTTGATGAGCATAGCGTTCCTGGACCCTGGGAACTTGGAGGGGGATCTTCAGGCCGGCGCCATCGCCGGGTACTCGCTGCTGTGGCTGCTTATGTGGGCCACAGCCATGGGGCTGTTGGTGCAGCTTCTGGCCGCTCGGCTCGGCGTTGCCACCGGGCGCCACTTGGCCGAGCTCTGCAGGGAAGAGTACCCCGCATGGGCAAGGCTGGTGCTTTGGGTGATGGCCGAGTTGGCTCTCATTGGGGCTGATATTCAGGAGGTTATTGGCAGTGCAATTGCTATTAACATTTTGAGTAATGGATTTTTGCCTCTCTGGTCTGGGGTCATCATAACCGCTCTTGATTG TTTTATCTTCCTATTACTTGAGAACTACGGTGTAAGGAAATTGGAAGCCGTCTTTGCTGTTCTCATTGCGACAATGGCAGTCTCATTTGCTTGGATGTTTGGCGAAGCAAAGCCCAGCGGCATAGAACTTCTTCTTG GTGTTTTAATTCCAAAACTGAGCTCCAAAACAATACAGCAGGCTGTTGGAGTTGTGGGTTGCATTATTATGCCTCACAATATTTTCTTGCACTCGGCTCTCGTGCAATCAAGGGAGATTGACCATAGCAAGAAAGGCCGAATCCAAGAAGCTCTTAATTACTATTCTATTGAGTCAAGTGTTGCCCTTTTTGTGTCATTCATTATCAATCTCTTTGTTACGACTGTGTTTGCCCAAGGGTTTTATGGTACAGAAATAGCCAATAGCATTGGCCTTCTAAATGCAGGGCAGTATCTTCAAGAAAAATACGGGGGTGGATTTTTTCCGATTTTATATATCTGGGGTATTGGATTATTAGCTGCTGGCCAAAGCAGCACTATTACTGGTACTTATGCAGGGCAGTTTATAATGGGAGGTTTCCTAAACTTGAGGCTGAAAAAATGGGTTAGGGCATTGATCACTCGTAGCTGCGCAATTGTCCCAACGATGATAGTTGCTCTTGTCTTTGAGACTTCTGAGGGTACATTAGATACTTTAAATGAATGGCTTAATGTGCTTCAGTCAGTGCAGATTCCCTTTGCAC ATCCCCTGCTTTGTTTGGTATCAAAGGAGCAGATCATGGGCTCTTTTACAATCGGTCCTATACTCAAG ATGGCCGCATGGCTCGTGGCAGCACTGGTGATAGTGATTAATGGGTATCTTTTGGTGGACTTCTTCAACTCTGAAGTGAACGGGGTGTTGTTTGGCTCTGTTGTGGGTGTGTTTACAGCTGCATATGTTGCATTTATAATTTACCTTGTATCTCGGGGAGTCACCTTTTCAAGTTGGTGCCGCCAACCCAAGAGTGTTACAGAGGCAGAAAATTGA